In a genomic window of Streptomyces sp. NBC_01231:
- a CDS encoding HNH endonuclease family protein yields the protein MPKFYARRRLSILAALTGVMASVALFNGPTASAALPTPVSAATARTYLASLTVATENRTGYDRDLFPLWITQSGTCNTRETVLKRDGTSVVTDSACAATSGSWYSQYDGATWTAASDLDIDHLVPLAEAWDSGASGWTTARRQAFANDLTRPQLIAVTDNVNQAKGDQDPATWMPSRTAYRCTYVRAWVQVKYYYDLSVDSAEKSALTNYLSSC from the coding sequence ATGCCGAAGTTCTACGCGCGTCGACGGCTCAGCATACTCGCGGCGCTCACCGGAGTCATGGCTTCCGTCGCGCTGTTCAACGGCCCGACCGCCTCCGCCGCCCTCCCCACCCCGGTCAGCGCCGCCACCGCCCGCACCTATCTCGCCTCGCTCACCGTGGCCACCGAGAACCGCACCGGCTACGACCGCGACCTGTTCCCGCTCTGGATCACCCAGTCCGGCACCTGCAACACCCGTGAGACGGTCCTCAAGCGCGACGGCACGAGCGTCGTCACGGACTCCGCCTGCGCCGCCACCAGCGGCAGTTGGTACTCCCAGTACGACGGCGCCACCTGGACCGCCGCCTCCGACCTGGACATCGACCACCTCGTCCCGCTCGCCGAGGCCTGGGACTCCGGTGCGAGCGGCTGGACGACCGCCCGGCGCCAGGCCTTCGCCAACGACCTGACCCGCCCGCAGCTGATCGCCGTCACGGACAACGTCAACCAGGCCAAGGGCGACCAGGACCCGGCCACCTGGATGCCGTCGCGCACCGCCTACCGCTGCACCTACGTCCGCGCCTGGGTCCAGGTGAAGTACTACTACGACCTCTCGGTCGACTCGGCCGAGAAGAGCGCGCTCACGAACTACCTGTCGAGCTGCTGA
- a CDS encoding HAD family hydrolase, producing MTAPVAPTVLTARALLLDMDGTLVNSDAVVERIWRRWAERHGLDEGEVMRVVHGRQGYASMALLLPDRPMEYNHADNARMLAEETADMNGVVAIPGAPEFLASLRGLPHALVTSADVPLSTARMAAAGLGLPDVRVTAESVGASKPDPEGFLKGAAELGVAPADCVVFEDSAAGIQAGRDAGMRVVGVGPRAGVHRPDALVWDLTEVRVESVGDGTIRLYVG from the coding sequence ATGACGGCCCCCGTCGCGCCCACCGTGCTCACCGCCCGCGCTCTCCTGCTGGACATGGACGGAACGCTCGTCAACTCGGACGCCGTGGTCGAACGGATCTGGCGTCGCTGGGCCGAACGGCACGGGCTGGACGAGGGCGAGGTCATGAGGGTCGTCCACGGCCGACAGGGCTACGCCTCGATGGCGCTGCTGCTGCCCGACCGCCCGATGGAGTACAACCACGCCGACAACGCGCGCATGCTCGCCGAGGAGACGGCGGACATGAACGGTGTCGTCGCGATCCCGGGCGCGCCGGAGTTCCTCGCGTCCCTGCGCGGGCTGCCGCACGCCCTGGTGACCTCCGCCGACGTCCCGCTGTCGACGGCGCGCATGGCCGCGGCGGGGCTGGGTCTGCCCGACGTCCGCGTCACCGCCGAGTCCGTCGGCGCGAGCAAGCCCGACCCCGAGGGGTTCCTCAAGGGCGCCGCGGAACTCGGCGTGGCCCCCGCCGACTGCGTCGTCTTCGAGGACTCCGCCGCCGGCATCCAGGCCGGCCGCGACGCCGGGATGCGGGTCGTCGGAGTCGGCCCGAGGGCCGGCGTCCACCGGCCGGACGCGTTGGTATGGGACCTGACGGAGGTGCGGGTGGAGTCGGTGGGGGACGGGACGATCAGGCTGTACGTCGGTTAG
- a CDS encoding TMEM165/GDT1 family protein produces MISFTVTAVVFGVVFLAELPDKTALAGLVLGTRYRASYVFAGVAAAFALHVVLAVAAGSVLTLLPQQIVHAITGVLFLGGAAVLLRTKDEADGDAAIRKPENQSFWKVAGAGFMLILVAEFGDLTQIMTANLAARYDDPISVGLGAVLALWAVAGLGIVGGKALMKRVPLRLITKIAAVLMLGLGVWSLWEAVAG; encoded by the coding sequence TTGATCAGCTTCACCGTGACGGCGGTCGTCTTCGGCGTCGTCTTCCTTGCCGAACTGCCGGACAAGACCGCGCTCGCCGGTCTCGTCCTCGGCACCCGCTACCGCGCCTCCTATGTCTTCGCGGGTGTCGCCGCGGCCTTCGCGCTGCATGTCGTGCTCGCCGTCGCGGCCGGCAGCGTGCTGACGCTGCTGCCGCAGCAGATCGTGCACGCGATCACGGGTGTGCTGTTCCTGGGCGGCGCGGCCGTGCTGCTGAGGACGAAGGACGAGGCCGACGGCGACGCGGCGATCCGTAAGCCGGAGAACCAGTCCTTCTGGAAGGTCGCAGGCGCCGGATTCATGCTCATCCTGGTCGCCGAGTTCGGCGATCTGACCCAGATCATGACGGCCAACCTCGCCGCCCGCTACGACGACCCGATCTCCGTCGGCCTCGGTGCGGTGCTCGCGCTGTGGGCGGTGGCCGGACTCGGCATCGTCGGCGGGAAGGCCCTGATGAAGAGGGTGCCGCTGCGGCTGATCACCAAGATCGCGGCGGTGCTGATGCTGGGGCTCGGGGTGTGGAGCCTGTGGGAGGCGGTGGCCGGTTGA
- a CDS encoding alkaline phosphatase family protein, with protein sequence MAGLRLGPLLRYVDGSSATVWVETSRPCAAEVRCADGTGGEARSFQIEGHHYALVPVTGLTPGTTRSYEVLLDGKQVWPLPDSPFPDSVIHTPSEGAPVRVAFGSCRWAAPPSGEKDPVGPDALDTLATRIAADPDGERPDVLLLLGDQVYADETSPATRRWLAARRDLNDPPGSEVADYEEYTHLYYESWLDPEVRWLLSTVPSCMIFDDHDVIDDWNTSAAWLRDMRETGWWQQRLMSGLMSYWVHQHLGNLSPDALAADPLYATVLGAPDGTDALRTFAAEADADAASVRWSYRRDFGRARLLMVDSRAARVLDEQNRSMLHPGEERWLREQALDSRESYDHLLIGTSLPWLLPHLVHDAEAWNASLCRGDKGARWARFGEDLRRKADLEHWAAFPASFDALAALIAEAGSGPDAPATVLVLSGDVHHAYVAEAKWPSEASSGARSGASSGTPDARVLQLTCSPVHNSIPLSIRLGFRFGWSAVARTLGRRFARHGGCGRPAVSWRKTGGPWFGNQLMTLTLRGRSARLRLEQAQESRGAKPRLETVVESELVP encoded by the coding sequence GTGGCGGGACTGCGCCTGGGACCACTGCTGAGGTATGTCGACGGCTCGTCCGCGACCGTGTGGGTCGAGACGAGCCGTCCCTGCGCCGCCGAGGTGCGCTGCGCGGACGGAACCGGCGGCGAGGCCCGCTCCTTCCAGATCGAGGGCCATCACTACGCCCTCGTCCCCGTGACCGGCCTCACCCCGGGCACCACGCGGTCCTACGAGGTGCTCCTGGACGGCAAGCAGGTGTGGCCGCTGCCCGACTCCCCCTTCCCGGACTCCGTCATCCACACCCCGAGCGAGGGCGCCCCCGTCCGCGTCGCCTTCGGCTCCTGCCGCTGGGCGGCGCCCCCGTCCGGCGAGAAGGACCCGGTCGGCCCGGACGCCCTGGACACCCTCGCGACCCGGATCGCGGCCGACCCCGACGGCGAACGGCCCGACGTACTGCTGCTGTTGGGCGACCAGGTGTACGCCGACGAGACCTCCCCGGCGACCCGTCGCTGGCTGGCCGCCCGCCGTGACCTGAACGACCCGCCGGGCAGCGAGGTGGCGGACTACGAGGAGTACACCCACCTCTACTACGAGTCCTGGCTCGACCCCGAGGTCCGCTGGCTGCTGTCCACCGTGCCCAGCTGCATGATCTTCGACGACCACGACGTCATCGACGACTGGAACACCTCCGCCGCCTGGCTGCGGGACATGCGGGAGACCGGTTGGTGGCAGCAACGACTGATGAGCGGCCTGATGTCGTACTGGGTGCACCAGCACCTGGGGAACCTGTCGCCCGACGCACTGGCCGCCGACCCGCTGTACGCGACCGTGCTCGGCGCCCCCGACGGCACCGACGCACTGCGCACCTTCGCCGCGGAGGCCGACGCCGACGCCGCGTCGGTGCGCTGGAGTTACCGGCGCGACTTCGGCCGCGCGCGGCTGCTGATGGTGGACAGCCGGGCGGCCCGCGTCCTCGACGAGCAGAACCGCTCGATGCTCCACCCCGGCGAGGAGCGGTGGCTGCGCGAACAGGCACTGGACTCACGGGAGTCGTACGACCATCTCCTCATCGGTACCTCGCTGCCCTGGCTGCTGCCCCACCTGGTGCACGACGCCGAGGCGTGGAACGCGTCGCTGTGCCGGGGCGACAAGGGCGCCCGCTGGGCCCGCTTCGGCGAGGACCTGCGCCGCAAGGCAGACCTGGAGCACTGGGCGGCCTTCCCGGCGTCCTTCGACGCGCTGGCGGCGTTGATAGCCGAGGCCGGTTCGGGACCGGACGCTCCGGCCACCGTGCTGGTGCTGTCCGGGGACGTGCACCACGCGTACGTGGCCGAGGCGAAGTGGCCTTCGGAGGCATCTTCCGGGGCACGTTCGGGGGCAAGTTCGGGCACACCGGACGCCCGCGTCCTCCAACTGACCTGCTCCCCCGTCCACAACTCCATCCCGCTGTCGATAAGGCTCGGCTTCCGCTTCGGCTGGAGCGCGGTGGCCCGGACCCTGGGCCGGCGCTTCGCCCGGCACGGCGGCTGCGGCCGGCCGGCGGTCAGCTGGCGGAAGACGGGCGGTCCCTGGTTCGGCAACCAGCTCATGACACTGACCCTGCGCGGCCGTTCGGCCCGGCTGCGACTGGAGCAGGCACAGGAGTCGCGCGGGGCGAAGCCCCGCCTTGAGACGGTCGTGGAGTCCGAACTCGTCCCGTAA